The segment GTATGTTGACGTGGGCGGTGGTAGTACGGAAGTCAATTTGCTGATCGATGGACAGCTGGTGTATTCCAAGTCATTTAATATCGGAACCGTACGTATTCTGACGGGTGGCGTGACGGAAGCTGCCTGGCAGCAGATGCGGGATGAAATCGGTCGGGTAACAAAAGGCCAGAATGAAATCAATATCATTGGTTCGGGTGGTAATATCAACAAGTTATACCGGCTGATTGAAAAGAAAGACAAGAAACGGAAACGCATTCCGATTACTTCTTTGCAGAATATCTATGATAAGCTGAAGGTCCTGACTCCGGAAGCCCGTATGGAAGCTTTTAACCTGAAGCCCGACCGTGCTGATGTGATTGTTCCGGCTTCCGAAATATTCTTGTGTATTGCTGAAGTCATTCATGCCAGTTACATTTATGTTCCGGAAATCGGACTTTCGGATGGTATTATCGATAATCTGTATGCCGCCGATAAGGCAAAGGAGCTGGCAGAAAGCAAATAATCATTGTTTCATCTATAAATCAAGTAACATGAAAAACATTTCAAGAAGAGATGCGATCAAATCAATCTTGGCCGGAAGTGCTTTAGCATCGGCAGCACCGCTGGCCGCAGCCGGAAATCTGCTGGGAAGTCCTTCCGTTGCGGAAGAACCGCTGAAAGGAAATATTCATCATTCAGTCAGCAAGTGGTGCTTCGGAGATATTCCATTGGATGAGTTCTGCGAGATCTGTAAACGGATTGGCATTGAATCGGTGGAATTATTGGATCCAGCTGACTGGCCGACGGTAAAGAAACACGGACTGACGGTTGCCATGGCGCAGGGTGCCGGTTTAGGTATTGACCGTGGCTTCAATGATCCGCAACTGCATGATGAACTGGTGGCCAGCTACGAGAAAGTGATCCCGATGGTTGCCGAGGCCGGACTGACCAATCTGATCTGTTTTGCCGGACGTAGAAATGGAGTGACCGATCTGCAAGGCTGGGAGAACTGCGAGAAAGGATTGAAACGGTTGATTCCCGTAGCAGAAAAATATCATGTGGTGCTGACGATGGAGTTATTGAACAGCGTAGGCCATAAGGATTACTTATGTGATCATACGGTCTGGGGCGTTGAATTATGCCGCCGGTTAGGTTCACCCAACTTCAAGTTGCTGTATGATATTTATCACATGCAGATCATGGAAGGAAATATCATTGAGAATATCCGTAAGTATCATACGTATTTTTCTCATATCCATACCGGTGGCTGTCCGGGGCGGGCAGAGATCGACGAAACCCAGGAATTGTATTATCCGGCTATTATGAAAGCTTTGGTAGAAATGGGTTATAAGGGCTTTGTCGGTCAGGAATTCGTACCTAAACAGAAAGACAAGATTGCATCACTGGAAAAATGTATTCGCATTTGTGATGTATAAGACTATAAGAAAACGGGCAATCAGCTAAAAAGTCGATTGCCCGTTTCTTGATATAAAGATGAACCAACGTGTTAACTTGTGAAACTGATGTTGCCACCACTTAAACAGCCAGTACGCGGCATGCTCCTACATAGCGCTTCTGATAATAGGCTTCGGTTGATGAGGATACACATACACCTGTACGGCTGGCGTGAATAAAAGAAAATGACCCCGTTTGATGATTGACTTCCGTAACGATTCCCACATGTCCGATCCGGCTGCTGTTGCGTGAACCGCTGAAAAATACCAGATCTCCTTTGTGCAATTCCTTGCAGTCATTGATTTGTATGCCTTGTGTAAACTGCGAACGGGAAGAATGGGTGAGTAAGATATTTTCTTTCTTGAAGACATAAGATGTAAATCCGGAACAGTCAAAACCCACCTTCGGATTCATTCGTCCGCTCCGATACGGAACGCCGATGTATTTCATCGCTCGCTGCACGATATCATTGCCTGTTACTTTGGTAGAATCAGCGGGTGTGCTGGCATAGACTGAAAGGACTGCCGGAAATGACAGTAAAAACGAAATCAATAACGTATAGAGTCTTCTCTTCATCTTCTCAGGAATTGATAGTTATACATCTTCTTCAAAACGGTACCCAAAGCTACAGAAATGAATGGTTGATAGCAAATATCTTCATCTCTTTTGGGAAAGTCTAAAGTTTCTTTACGTTCTGATATGTAAATGAGGCTTTTGCCAAACATTTCTTCTTATTTCTGAAAAGAAGTGATAAGAAACGCTAATTAAGAGGCTTGGAAAGAAAAATAGAGGCGCAGCTTGCTGCGCCTCATAGATGGTTTGTTAGTTCGATTAGATTGCAGTATCACATGGATACTCATTTACTCTGCATACATCGCTTCGATTTGTTTCGCATAATGTTCTGCAACCACACGGCGACGTAATTTCAGCGTATCAGTCAGTTCCCCGCTTTCAATGGTAAAAGGTTCGGGCAGCAAGGTGAAACGCTTGATCTTCTCGAAGGCGGCCAGTTCTCCCTGATGCTCTTCGATATGGGCTTCTATCAATTTATAGATGAATTTGTTCTGCAACAGTTCGGCACGTGTCGTATAAGCGATGTGCTGTTCTTTGGCATATTCTTCGAGCAGGGCATAATTCGGTACGATCAGTGCGCTGACAAATTTACGCTGATCACCGATTACGGCTACCTGATCAATATACGGGTCACTCGAAACGCTCAACTCGATGGCCTGTGGAGCAATATATTTACCGTTGGACGTCTTGTACAGGTCTTTGATGCGTTCCAAAAAGTATAAGGTATTTCCTTCCAACCGGCCGGCATCGCCCGTGCGGAAATAACCGTCTTCTGTAAAGGCAGCCGCATTTTCTTCCGGACGGTTGTAGTAACCAGACATCACCGTCTTACCTTTTACCAGGATTTCATTGTTGGAAGGATCGATACGAACCTGCAGATCCGGCTGTAGAATGCCTAACGAACCAATTTCATAATGCTCTTCAGGGAAGAAACTAACGGTAGCAGTCGTTTCACTCAGGCCATATCCGTAGCGGATAGGAATATTGACTGACAGTAAAAATTCCAGCACTTTGTCTGACAGCGGAGCTCCGGCAACCGGGAAGAAACGTCCGTTCTGAATGCCGATTACCCGTTTCAATAAAGTAAAGACCGTCCGGTTATAAAACTCAAACTTGGCTTTTAAGGCCAATGGCGGTGTGATACCTTTCCGCCGGTATTCCAGATTGTATTTACGGCCTGTTTCGATGGCGTCTTTGAAGACTTTCTGCATTGTCGGTGAGGCGTTATGGATTTTCTCCTGTACCCCAATGTAAACCTTTTCCCACAGGCGCGGAACACTCGACATCGTGGTGGGCGCAATTTCCGGCAATGCTTTCTGAATTAATTTCGGGTCGTGGTTAATAGCCACTTTCATGCCTTTAACCAGACAAACAAAGGTCCATCCTTTTTCAAAGATATGTGTTAAGGGCAAGAAACACATCGACGTATCTTTATCCGTAATATGCGGAAGGCGCAGGTCGTGAGCCCGCATGGCTTCCAGGTAATTGGTATGTGTTAACACGACTCCCTTTGAGTTGCCTGTCGTTCCTGATGTATATATAATGGTAGCTACATCTTCCGGCCGGGCTTGCGAAGTACGGATCTTTACCTGCGATTCGGCGTGCGCATTATTTCCCAGGCGAATGAAATCGTCAAAATAGACAGATGTCTTGTCTTCCGGATTCAAACGGACTGACGAATCGTAAACGACAAGCTTTCGCAAGATGTTCGGCAACTGTTTCTGTACAATCCAGGCATTGTTATACTGCAATTGCTCGCCGACAAACAAGGTATGTATATTCGCGTCTTTTACAATATAGGCAATCTGAGTAGGAGAACTTGTCGCATACATCGGAATATCGACAATCCGGTTGGCATATGCTCCGAAGCTTGTGTACAGGCACTGGGGCATGTTCTGTGAATACATGCCTATATTCTCTTGTACACCAATTCCACTATCCGCCATTGCTTCTGCAGTCAGGCGTACATTTTCGGCAAACTGAATCCATGAAATCTTAGACCATTTACCCGTAGCATCATCCCGATACTTTAAAGCTGTACGGTTTCCGTATTTTTCAGCCTGCCGCTGTATCAGCTCGGCAAAGTGATAATAAGTCATATCTTATTGTTTAAATTTCTATTGCAAATGTAGTTTTTTCTTTATACACTAACTAATATTTCCTAAATAATTACACACTATTATTTAAAATGTGCAATACTGACGAACCCAATATTCTATTTTGACGAATAAACTTGCTATATTGTCCTCTTTGTCTGCCAATAACATCTCTTTTTCTGGTTTACTTTTTACCATTTCACCCTTGTGGTACGATCGTTTCACCTATGTGGAACGATCTCTTCACCCAGGTGGAACGATCATTCCACCCAGGTGAAACGGTATCTTTCCTATTACATGAGCGCTTGTTTCTTGCCGGAATTTATTCAGTATCTGTTCAGGAAGATAAATAGTCTTCCTATAAATTAAGTTAAATAATAGTAGTATGTATTGCATAGTACATTATAAATTGATACATTCGCAGTACAAAATAAAAATAAGGTGTAAATCAACATAAACGAAAGGCAATGAATGCAGAGAACGTAAAATCGCAGATGAGAAAAGGAACACTCGAGTATTGTATCCTTCTCTTGCTGAAGAAAGAGCCGGCTTATACCTCAGATATTATTCAGAAACTGCAGGAAGCTCGCCTGATTGTTGTGGAAGGGACTTTATATCCATTGCTGACCCGCTTGAAAAACAGTGGTCTGCTCAGCTATCAATGGATAGAATCTACGCAGGGGCCACCTCGCAAATACTACCAGCTGACGGAATCGGGCGAAGAATTCCTTCAGGAACTGGAAGCATCGTGGCAACAGCTTAATGATACCATCAATCACATAAAAAACAATTAAAAGAATATGAAAAAGACACTTACGATCAACCTCGGAGGTTCGGTATTTCACATAGATGAAGATGCCTATCAGCTTCTCGACAAATATTTGAGCAATCTGCGTATCCACTTCAAGAAAGAAGAAGGATCCGACGAAATCATGAACGACTTCGAGCTGCGTATCTCGGAACTTTTCTCGGAAAGAATCCGTTTGGGATATCAGGTAATCAGTATCGATCTGGTAGAAGAGGTTATCAAACGGATGGGAAAACCGGAAGAAATATTCGACGAAGAGATTCATGAAGAGCAGGAACATGTTACTAACGAAAGCAATACCCAGCATACAACCCGCAAACGCCTGATGCGTGATCCGGATAATAAGGTATTAGGCGGTGTTGCTGGTGGTATCGCTGCTTATACAGGCTGGGATGCAACGGCTATACGAATCATTCTTTTCCTGCTGATGTTTTATTACGGAATTACCATTCCTATTTATCTGGTCCTTTGGCTGATCATTCCACAGGCACGGACAGCTACGG is part of the Parabacteroides sp. AD58 genome and harbors:
- a CDS encoding hydroxypyruvate isomerase family protein, with product MKNISRRDAIKSILAGSALASAAPLAAAGNLLGSPSVAEEPLKGNIHHSVSKWCFGDIPLDEFCEICKRIGIESVELLDPADWPTVKKHGLTVAMAQGAGLGIDRGFNDPQLHDELVASYEKVIPMVAEAGLTNLICFAGRRNGVTDLQGWENCEKGLKRLIPVAEKYHVVLTMELLNSVGHKDYLCDHTVWGVELCRRLGSPNFKLLYDIYHMQIMEGNIIENIRKYHTYFSHIHTGGCPGRAEIDETQELYYPAIMKALVEMGYKGFVGQEFVPKQKDKIASLEKCIRICDV
- a CDS encoding PadR family transcriptional regulator — its product is MNAENVKSQMRKGTLEYCILLLLKKEPAYTSDIIQKLQEARLIVVEGTLYPLLTRLKNSGLLSYQWIESTQGPPRKYYQLTESGEEFLQELEASWQQLNDTINHIKNN
- a CDS encoding AMP-dependent synthetase/ligase; amino-acid sequence: MTYYHFAELIQRQAEKYGNRTALKYRDDATGKWSKISWIQFAENVRLTAEAMADSGIGVQENIGMYSQNMPQCLYTSFGAYANRIVDIPMYATSSPTQIAYIVKDANIHTLFVGEQLQYNNAWIVQKQLPNILRKLVVYDSSVRLNPEDKTSVYFDDFIRLGNNAHAESQVKIRTSQARPEDVATIIYTSGTTGNSKGVVLTHTNYLEAMRAHDLRLPHITDKDTSMCFLPLTHIFEKGWTFVCLVKGMKVAINHDPKLIQKALPEIAPTTMSSVPRLWEKVYIGVQEKIHNASPTMQKVFKDAIETGRKYNLEYRRKGITPPLALKAKFEFYNRTVFTLLKRVIGIQNGRFFPVAGAPLSDKVLEFLLSVNIPIRYGYGLSETTATVSFFPEEHYEIGSLGILQPDLQVRIDPSNNEILVKGKTVMSGYYNRPEENAAAFTEDGYFRTGDAGRLEGNTLYFLERIKDLYKTSNGKYIAPQAIELSVSSDPYIDQVAVIGDQRKFVSALIVPNYALLEEYAKEQHIAYTTRAELLQNKFIYKLIEAHIEEHQGELAAFEKIKRFTLLPEPFTIESGELTDTLKLRRRVVAEHYAKQIEAMYAE
- a CDS encoding Ppx/GppA family phosphatase; protein product: MKTKSYGAIDIGSNAVRLLIKKVSRKESTGEDKFSKILLLRVPLRLGFDVFEKGEISPVKEERMRRLMKAYRHLMKIYEVESFRACATSAMRDAKNGKAIIKKIRKTTGINIEIIDGQEEAQMIYNNHVECREDQNGNYMYVDVGGGSTEVNLLIDGQLVYSKSFNIGTVRILTGGVTEAAWQQMRDEIGRVTKGQNEINIIGSGGNINKLYRLIEKKDKKRKRIPITSLQNIYDKLKVLTPEARMEAFNLKPDRADVIVPASEIFLCIAEVIHASYIYVPEIGLSDGIIDNLYAADKAKELAESK
- a CDS encoding C40 family peptidase encodes the protein MKRRLYTLLISFLLSFPAVLSVYASTPADSTKVTGNDIVQRAMKYIGVPYRSGRMNPKVGFDCSGFTSYVFKKENILLTHSSRSQFTQGIQINDCKELHKGDLVFFSGSRNSSRIGHVGIVTEVNHQTGSFSFIHASRTGVCVSSSTEAYYQKRYVGACRVLAV